The Pradoshia eiseniae DNA segment ACCTTGAAGCACATGGCAAAGTCAAACGCGCTTATATGGGCACCTCATTGCGGTCATTGAATGAAGTGACTAGCTATCAGCAAGACGAGACACTAAATCTTCCAGCAAAGGTGAAAGAAGGAGTCGTAATCGCAGGAGTAGAGCCTGGTTCTCCAGCAGAACAGGCCGGCCTGAGGGAATATGATGTTATCGTTGAACTTGATGGTAAGGCAATCCCGGATGTGCCAACATTACGGAGGCATTTATATGCGGAGAAGAAAATTGGTGATACGATGAAAGTGAAATTTTATCGTAACGGTAAGGCACAAACAGTAGAAATGACGTTGGCTGAAGCTGACTTACAATAAAGGCAACGGATGGCAGGGACCAGTGAACGGTGCCCTGCTTTCCGTATGAACAAGAATGGAGTGAAAAAGATGAAGATATACTGCTGCGCGGAGCATGTGGAGGTAGGACTCGATAATATTGTAGATGAGACAGAAGTACCACCTTTTATTAACAGCCTTTCTAATAAAGAAAATGAAGAAGTTACTAACAATTCAAGTGGTTTTACATGTGAATACTGTGGAAAACCAGCTGTATATATTGTGGCGAACGAACATTCGGACACAATATGTGGACAGTAACTGTGTATATGTGGATAACTACTGTGGATAAGTTGTTTGTAAAGTGAGGATGAACTGTGAATATCTCAATAGTAACAGTAGGTAAATTGAAGGAAAAATACTTAAAACAAGGAATAGAAGAATATTCAAAAAGACTATCGGCCTATGCAAAAATCGATATTATTGAAATACCCGATGAAAAAGCACCTGAAACCTTGAGCGAACAAGAAATGCTTCAGGTGAAGGGAAAAGAAGGGGAGCGGATTCTGTCCAAAATACCAGATGATGCTCATGTAATCGCCCTCGCTATCGAGGGGAAAATGAAATCATCCGAAGAATTGGCTGAGACGCTCGACAAGCTCGCTACATATGGAAAAAGTAAAATCGCCTTTGTCATCGGCGGATCACTCGGCCTAAGCAAAGATGTAATGAAGCGGGCTAATGATACGCTATCCTTCTCAAGGATGACATTCCCACATCAGCTGATGAGACTGATTCTGGTGGAGCAGGTATACCGTGCATTCCGGATTAATCGGGGGGAACCGTATCATAAGTAGGTAGGGGTTTGAGATTGCTGCTTCCAGGCCGTCACTCTATAAAAGAGACTGTTCCAATATGTTGGTAATCTTACCTTAGAGTTAACTTCAAAAAGAAAAACCCTTATTTAGAAAGGGAGCCTTACCCATAAAGAAGATGCCGGTATTTTATCCGGCATTTTTTTTAGTTTAATCAAATCGATTGCGGATTACTACAGCAATTTCTTAATTCTAAAATTATCATTTAATAATGCCCAGTTTTGCGGATAAGGAAAACCTAATGCCCAGTAACTGACGCCGCGAAGCTTATATTGTTTAACCATATCGAACTTAGCTAGAGCACTTCGCGCATCCTCAAACCATACTTCATGTTCCCGTCCTTGTTCATCTGTATAACGGAAAAATGGTGATTGTGCGGTTGTATCATACTGAATAGTAGCTTTATATTTGACCGCACGCCTGATTGCTTCTTGCGGACTGAATGTCTCAGCTTCCTGGCCCTTGACATGAGGGACAAGCCAATCCCTGGCGTAGATTTGGAAACCCAGGAATATTTTTTCCGATGGCATGACTGATAGAGCGTATTCTACTACCCGCCTCATTTGGTTAATAGGGGAGATTGCCTGCGGCGGGCCAAGCCGATAACCCCATTCGTATGTCATCAGCACGACGAAATCGGCAATTCGGCCATGTGCCTCATAATCATGTGCTTCATACAATACTCCAGCCTGGGTTGCGCTCGCTTTTGGTGCAAGAGCCGATGATACCAAGTATCCTTTTGGATGGAGACGGTCAACGGCCGATTGAAGAAATCGATTATAGTTTTCGCGGTCAGCTGGCAGCACATTTTCAAAATCGATATTCAGTGCTCTATAACCCTTTTCATCCATTACTTGAAGGGCATTGCTAATGACCTTTTCCCTCAATTCTGAATTAGCCAAGATTGTATTCGCTAAGTTGGATCCTGCTTGGGTTGATGTGAAGTTGGTAAGCGACATCATCGGCAATATATTATTCGCAAGTGCAGCCTTGATCATTGCTTGATCATTCATTGACTGTAATGTTCCATCCTCCTTAATCTTGTAAGCAAATGGGCTGAAATACGTTAATAAATCACCAATTTGATTGAGGGTAGTGACGGCATCCTCACTGGGTTGGTACGTATAGGCATTTACCTCAATGACAGGCTTTGGTCTGGGAATAGCTAATCTCAGCCCTGAATAAATGATGTTCGGGTTATCAATATTGTTTTCTCTCATGATGGCTTGAACTGTAGTTCCATACCGGCTGGCAATTTGTCTTAAGGTTTCCCCAGGCTGGACGATATGTGTGATTGGCGGAATGAATAGCTGAGTACCTACATTAAGCGCATTTGGGTTTGTTAGCTGGTTAGTTTGTATAATCGTTTGAACTGGAACCCCGTATTGTTGTGCGATAGATGCTAGAGTTTCCCCGCTTTTAACAGAATGATAAGAACCAGGCTTAGGAATAACGAGAGACTGGCCAACCAATAATTGATTAGGGTTTGGCAGCCTGTTTATTTGCACAATCGAATTCATATTGACACCATATCGGTTTGCTATTTGCCGAAGTGTATCACCCGAACGAACTACGTATAGTATCATTGAAATTCCCCCTAGGCGTTTGTTTCATTCATTCACTATATGTAGCACGCTGTAAATGGTGTTTTTGCTACAGGGAAGAGGGCTGCTATGAACGGACAATTATCAACTATGATTATCTCGGTACTTTTCTAGCTGTCCTGTCGTTATAGTCATTCTATCTATTAAGCATTTTTTGTCATGCAAGAATGGGAATCAAAGTTGGATTTAGAAACCGGTTTCTATAATATTTTCTAAAAATTCTAATAAATGGTTGTTATTTAAAATAATTCCATATATAATCACATATGAAAGCGGTTTCGGTCGCAGACACATACATATATTCAAGCATAAATGGAAACCGGTTTCGTCAAAGTGGTGCCATTATTATATTTTTCAAGATTAGCAAGGCGAGGGGGTAGGGACGTATAAGAAATGTTCAAAATGCTTATTGTACGCAGATTCCAATTGATGCACGTTTAATCGAACAATAATAGGGGGGACCACAATTGAAAAGCTTGAAAAAATTAGCTGTAATCGGCCTATCGGCTGTTCTCGCTTTGTCATTAACAGCATGTAAGGATAATGAAGAGGCTTCAGGTAAGAGTGATGGGAATGTTACCCTTGATTTCTGGACATTTGGTGCAACTAATTATGAGGATTTAGCGAAGGAATATGAAAAGGAAAATCCTGGTGTAAAGATCAAGGTAAGATCTGCTGAAACAGCTGAGCACCATGATGCATTATTCACCGCCTTGTCTGCTGGAAATGGCGCGCCGGATATCACGATGCTGGAAATTGACCAGCTTGACCGCTTCAAAGCTGCACAGGACCGTTTTGAGAACCTGTATGATCTTGGTGCAAAGGACATTAAGGATCAATACCTGGATTGGAAGTGGAATACAGGTGAGAACGAAAGCGGAGACTTCTTGATTGGCCTGCCAACGGATATTGGTCCTAAAGCGTTATACTACCGAGTCGATTTATTTGAGGAGGCCGGTTTACCGACTGATCCGGAAGAAGTGGCGGCATTGATTGATTCGCCAGCCGCCTTTGAAGAAGCAGGCCTTAAAGTGAAAGAAAAAACAGGAAAGCCTTTTATTGACAGTATTGATATGGCTTTCAGAGCCTACTTGGACGGTGCCGAAACAACATTCCTGAGCCCAGAGGGCGAATTGTTGATAGAGGAGGAAGGAAACGCTGTTAAAGATGCCTATGATTATGCGGTGAAATTGAATGAGATGGGCATTGTCGGTAAATATGAAATGTGGTCAGCTGAATGGGCAAATGCCGTTAATAAAGGGGAATTTGCTGCTGAGTTAGGGGCTGGCTGGTTAAAGGGCTGGATGGAAGGCAATGCACAGGAGTCATCTGGTAAATGGAGAGTGGCGACACTGCCAACTGAATTTGCGGCAAACTGGGGAGGCTCATTCATTTCTATCCCAAGCGAAACAGAAAATGCAGAGGAAGCCTATAAATTCACAGAGTGGCTCGTTTCACCAGAAAACCAGCTGAAATCGTTCCAAGATAAGGGACTTTTCCCTTCTGCCCATTCTGTCTATGAAATGGAAGAATTTAAGACAAACAAAGATGAATTCTTTGGCGGACAATCAACGGCGCCGGTATTTGCAGAAGCTGCACAAGATATTAATGGCGCTGTATATAAAGGCGAAAAATACTTCCCAATTTATTCTGAGGTAACGAATGCTTTAGAAAATGTCCAAACAAAAGGAACGGATCCTGAAAAGGAATGGAAAGAGGCTGTTAAACGCTCCAAGGGCTTATTAGACCGATAACTCAACTATTCACCGGAATAAGGCGGGGAGTTTGGCAATAAGATGCTGCTCCCGCCTTTGATGGAAAAGAGGTGTGAAAATGGAATCAGTGAAAGCGAATGCTATTACCAATAAGCCCAAAGTGAAAAAGAAGCCTTTTAGGTCTGAGGCGAAAAAAGATATGTATTCTGCCTATCTATATATCGCTCCCTTCTTCATTATCTTCGCGATTATTGGGTTGTATCCAGCTGTTTTCAGTATTTATTTAGCCTTCCAGAAGTGGAATGGTCTCAGTCCGATGGTTTTTGCCGGATTGGATAATTTCAGAATTGTCTTAGCGGACCCTCTTTTTTGGAAGTCAGTTTACAACACAATAGTCATGGGAATCATGGGGACTGCCCCGCAAATTGTATTTGGAATTATATTTGCCTACTTGCTGAATATGGCCTTTCTTAAATTCAGAAACCTTTTTAGAGTTACAATCTTTATGCCATATATTACCTCGATGGTGGCGGTTGCCTTGATTTTCAGCGTGCTGTTTAGCAATCATGAATCATCTTTGGCTAATTATGTATTAAGCTTAGCGGGACTTGACCCGGTTAGCTGGGGCAGTTCAGAGTGGGGAACAAAGATTGCCATATCCATTATGGTTTTCTGGCGATGGGTAGGCTATAACACGATTATTTATCTTGCTGGAATTCAAAGTATTCCAAATGATCTTTATGAAGCCTCAACTATTGACGGGGCCAGTAAATTTCAACAGTTCCGCTATATTACTGTACCAATGTTAAAACCATTTATTATATTGACTGTCTTTACCTCAACTGTTGGGGCCCTGCAGCTTTTTTCCGAACCAACCGTATTCTTAGGTACAGATGCCTTTACACGCGATGAGGCGATGACAATCGTGATGTACTTATATCGTGATGCATTTAAATTACAATCCTTTGGTACAGCATCTGCTACGGCTATGATCTTATTGGTACTAATCACTGTTTTTGCGGCAATCAACGTATACCTGACATCTGGTATGGGGAGAAAAAGGAGGGGGCAACAGTGAAAAAAAATAAAAGGACAAGAAGATTTTCTGCTGGGAAACTCCTCGTATATATCTTTTTATCGATAGCATCCATCCTTTCATTGTTTCCTTTCTATTGGATGTTTGTAATGGCGACTAGGCCAAGCTCAGCCTTTAACTCCATACCGCCTACCATAACGCCGGGGAATATGCTGGTTGAGAATTTTAATAAGGTGTTAAACTCCATTGATTTCTTCGGTTCGATGTGGAACTCCTTTGTCATATGCATCATCGTCACAGTTGTGGTGTTATTCATTAGTTCCTTGGCAGGCTATGCTTTTGCGAAATTCTCCTTCCGCGGAAAAAATGTTCTCTTTATTGCTATTCTGTTAACGATGATTATTCCGCCGCAATTAGGGTTAATTCCTCAATATTTTCTCATCTCAAACGCAGGTTTACTGGACACCTTGCCAGGGGTTATGGTGCTGTTCTTTTTGAACCCTTTAGGCATTTTTCTCATGAGGCAATACATCAGTAAATCGGTTCCTGATGAGCTTATGGAGGCAGCGAAATTAGATGGGTGCTCGAATTTTAGGATTTACCGCAGTATTGTCGTGCCGATAATTTTACCGGCGTTCGCCACTTTAGGCATCATCGTTTTTACTGCTGTGTGGGGAGAGTTCCTATGGCAGTTTACTGTTTTGAGAGACCCGGAGAATTATACAATCCAAGTAGCGTTAGCTCAACTGAGCAATACAAGAGATGTAGATTTCGGGATGATCATGTCAGGTGTATTTTGGGCAACGGTTCCGCTTTTGGTGGTATTCTTATTTTTCAATAAGTTATTTATTTCAAGTATTACGGAAGGATCTGTAAAATAAAGATTATCACTCGGTCATAGAAGGGATTAACATGAATTTAACCATTAAAGATATTGCGCAGATGGCAAATGTTTCACCAGGGACCGTTTCAAAGGTCATCAATAATTACGATGGAATAAGTGAAAAAACAAGGAAAAAAGTGCTCGATATTATTCATCAATGTGGTTTTGAGCCTAGTTTTTCTGCTAGGTCCCTGGCTACAAAGAAATCAAATCTAATTGGATTAATTTATGCAGGGAGAATTAATGTAGATATGACCCACCCTTATTTTAATGAGATTATCTCTTCTTTTAAGAAGAATATGGGTTTGCTTGGATATGACATTCTAATGTTTTCAAATGAGAAATTCAATACTGATAATGGCAGCTATTTAGCAAGATGCCGCCATTTCAATGTGGATGGCTGCTTAATCATTGCCGGTGAAGAGGTAGAGGAGTCCACCTATGAGCTGGCAAAGGAGGGAATGCCCTGCATCGGGATTGATATCGAGTTAAAAGGGCCTAAGGCAAGCTACATCATGACTGATAATGTCGGGCTGTCTAAAAAAGTGGTGGAGTATCTCTATCTTCATGCGATAAAAAAAGTCGGTTTCATTGCCGGCAAGTTTGATTCCCCTGTTTCGACTTATCGCAAACAAGGCTTCCTGGAAGCGATGAACCAGTTCGGTTTGGAGGTTTGCGAGGATTGGATTCAATATGGTGACTTTCATGAGGAAAGCGGTTATATGGCGATGAAGAAAATCCTCCAATCAAAAGAGCTGCCTGAGGCTATATTTGCAACATCGGATATGATGGCTCTGGGTGCCTTACAGGCAATCAAAGAAGCAGGCCTGAATTGCCCGCAGGATATCCGATTAATTGGCTGTGATGATATCGCCGCCTGCCGTTACAGCTCTCCGAAACTGACGACGGTGAAACAGGACAAAGAGAAATTCGGAAAATTATCGGCGTATATGCTTGATGATTTGATTAATGATCGTTCACAATTACAACCCGTCTTTATTGACTCCGAATTAATTATTAGAGAGTCATGTTAGCGCTTTGCCAGATTTCTAGATTAAAAGAAAATCCATTACCGGTAAGCTATTTATGGCTCATCAGAAACAGATCATGCATTAGATAGAAGAAGCTTTTATACAAAACTGGGTTGAGTGGAGGTTATGTGGTGAATTACTACACGGTAGTTGATGTTGGAGGCTCTGCCATTAAATATGCTCTTATGGATGAAACGGGTTGTTTTATCGATAAAGCCTCCCTTCCGACGCCTAAAAATAGTCTGAGCGAATTAATAGATACCATTGACTTGGTTGTACAGCAGTATAGAACAACACATCTAATTCAAGGGCTGGCTCTCAGTATGCCAGGTGCCGTAAATACGGAAGCCGGCAATATTGAGGGAATTAGTGCACTTCCATATCTTCACGGACCAAATATTAAAAACATCCTTCAGGCACGGACAGGGCTGCCGGTTGAAATGGAAAATGACGCAAATTGTGCTGGGCTTGCAGAAGGATGGACTGGCGCCGCGAAGGATGTGAATGACTATCTTTGTATCGTCCTCGGTACAGGCGTGGGGGGCGCAGTAGTTCTAGACAAAAAGATTCGACATGGCAAGAATGGTTTTGCCGGAGAGTTCGGCTATATGGTGATGGAAGGCTATCTGGATGGGCAGGCAAGAGAAACATGGAGTTCGCTGGCAGCTGTAGGCGGCTTGGTCAAGCAGGTGGCCAAAAGAAAAGGCGTGAATCCGGCTGTTCTTAGCGGAAAAGTCATTTTTGAGCTTGCTGAAAAGGGAGATGCAGAAATACAGGATGAGATTAACAAATTTTTCATGCGACTTGCTGTAGGCATCTATAATCTGCAATTTATCTTTGACCCGGAGAAAATTCTGATTGGCGGTGCAATCAGTCACAGAGAGGGCTTCATTGAGCAGATTAATGAATTATTAGGAAGAATGAAATACGACCAAGAAGGCATAACCGTTAAAGTTGAAAGATGTCAGTTTGGCAATGATTCTAACTTGATCGGAGCTTTGTATCATTACTTGCAGCGGCAGAAGAACTTAATTGCTGGTTGACTGGAGAAATTGTGAGCAAACGCGAAAGTATGAAGGGGAAGGGAGCCCAAAACGATGATACATAAAGCATTAAAACCGTTTCCGGCCGATTTTTTATGGGGAGCTGCTTCTGCAGCCTATCAAGTCGAAGGAGCATGGAATGTAGACGGGAAAGGGAAAACAAATTGGGATCAATTTGTACGAATACCGGGCAAGACGTTTAAAGGCACGACTGGAGATGTAGCTGTCGACCATTATCACCGCTATAAGGAAGATATCCGATTGATGGCAGAAATGGGATTGAAGGCATACCGTTTTTCTGTATCATGGGCACGTATTTTCCCGAATGGAAGAGGCGAGATTAACGAAAAAGGTATCGCCTTTTATGATGACCTAATCAACGAGTTAGTTAAATATAGAATCGAACCTATCTTGACATTGTATCACTGGGATTTGCCTCAGGCGCTTCAGGATGAGTATGGAGGCTGGGAATCGAGAAGGATCATTAGGGACTTTACGGATTATAGTGTGGAATGCTTTAAGCGTTTTGGAGACCGTGTGAAATATTGGGTCAGCCTAAATGAGCAAAATATTTTCACAAGCCATGGATATGATGAAGGCTCCCACCCGCCAGGAGTAAAAGATACTAAACTATTTTATCAGGTGAATCATCATGCGAACCTGGCCAATGCCAGCGTAATCAAGGCGTTTCGCCAATATGTGCCAGATGGTCAGATTGGTCCAAGCTTTGCCTATTCACCAGCCTACCCAG contains these protein-coding regions:
- a CDS encoding CxxH/CxxC protein produces the protein MKIYCCAEHVEVGLDNIVDETEVPPFINSLSNKENEEVTNNSSGFTCEYCGKPAVYIVANEHSDTICGQ
- the rlmH gene encoding 23S rRNA (pseudouridine(1915)-N(3))-methyltransferase RlmH; its protein translation is MNISIVTVGKLKEKYLKQGIEEYSKRLSAYAKIDIIEIPDEKAPETLSEQEMLQVKGKEGERILSKIPDDAHVIALAIEGKMKSSEELAETLDKLATYGKSKIAFVIGGSLGLSKDVMKRANDTLSFSRMTFPHQLMRLILVEQVYRAFRINRGEPYHK
- a CDS encoding LysM peptidoglycan-binding domain-containing protein — translated: MILYVVRSGDTLRQIANRYGVNMNSIVQINRLPNPNQLLVGQSLVIPKPGSYHSVKSGETLASIAQQYGVPVQTIIQTNQLTNPNALNVGTQLFIPPITHIVQPGETLRQIASRYGTTVQAIMRENNIDNPNIIYSGLRLAIPRPKPVIEVNAYTYQPSEDAVTTLNQIGDLLTYFSPFAYKIKEDGTLQSMNDQAMIKAALANNILPMMSLTNFTSTQAGSNLANTILANSELREKVISNALQVMDEKGYRALNIDFENVLPADRENYNRFLQSAVDRLHPKGYLVSSALAPKASATQAGVLYEAHDYEAHGRIADFVVLMTYEWGYRLGPPQAISPINQMRRVVEYALSVMPSEKIFLGFQIYARDWLVPHVKGQEAETFSPQEAIRRAVKYKATIQYDTTAQSPFFRYTDEQGREHEVWFEDARSALAKFDMVKQYKLRGVSYWALGFPYPQNWALLNDNFRIKKLL
- a CDS encoding ABC transporter substrate-binding protein; the protein is MKSLKKLAVIGLSAVLALSLTACKDNEEASGKSDGNVTLDFWTFGATNYEDLAKEYEKENPGVKIKVRSAETAEHHDALFTALSAGNGAPDITMLEIDQLDRFKAAQDRFENLYDLGAKDIKDQYLDWKWNTGENESGDFLIGLPTDIGPKALYYRVDLFEEAGLPTDPEEVAALIDSPAAFEEAGLKVKEKTGKPFIDSIDMAFRAYLDGAETTFLSPEGELLIEEEGNAVKDAYDYAVKLNEMGIVGKYEMWSAEWANAVNKGEFAAELGAGWLKGWMEGNAQESSGKWRVATLPTEFAANWGGSFISIPSETENAEEAYKFTEWLVSPENQLKSFQDKGLFPSAHSVYEMEEFKTNKDEFFGGQSTAPVFAEAAQDINGAVYKGEKYFPIYSEVTNALENVQTKGTDPEKEWKEAVKRSKGLLDR
- a CDS encoding carbohydrate ABC transporter permease; this translates as MESVKANAITNKPKVKKKPFRSEAKKDMYSAYLYIAPFFIIFAIIGLYPAVFSIYLAFQKWNGLSPMVFAGLDNFRIVLADPLFWKSVYNTIVMGIMGTAPQIVFGIIFAYLLNMAFLKFRNLFRVTIFMPYITSMVAVALIFSVLFSNHESSLANYVLSLAGLDPVSWGSSEWGTKIAISIMVFWRWVGYNTIIYLAGIQSIPNDLYEASTIDGASKFQQFRYITVPMLKPFIILTVFTSTVGALQLFSEPTVFLGTDAFTRDEAMTIVMYLYRDAFKLQSFGTASATAMILLVLITVFAAINVYLTSGMGRKRRGQQ
- a CDS encoding carbohydrate ABC transporter permease; translation: MATRPSSAFNSIPPTITPGNMLVENFNKVLNSIDFFGSMWNSFVICIIVTVVVLFISSLAGYAFAKFSFRGKNVLFIAILLTMIIPPQLGLIPQYFLISNAGLLDTLPGVMVLFFLNPLGIFLMRQYISKSVPDELMEAAKLDGCSNFRIYRSIVVPIILPAFATLGIIVFTAVWGEFLWQFTVLRDPENYTIQVALAQLSNTRDVDFGMIMSGVFWATVPLLVVFLFFNKLFISSITEGSVK
- a CDS encoding LacI family DNA-binding transcriptional regulator — its product is MNLTIKDIAQMANVSPGTVSKVINNYDGISEKTRKKVLDIIHQCGFEPSFSARSLATKKSNLIGLIYAGRINVDMTHPYFNEIISSFKKNMGLLGYDILMFSNEKFNTDNGSYLARCRHFNVDGCLIIAGEEVEESTYELAKEGMPCIGIDIELKGPKASYIMTDNVGLSKKVVEYLYLHAIKKVGFIAGKFDSPVSTYRKQGFLEAMNQFGLEVCEDWIQYGDFHEESGYMAMKKILQSKELPEAIFATSDMMALGALQAIKEAGLNCPQDIRLIGCDDIAACRYSSPKLTTVKQDKEKFGKLSAYMLDDLINDRSQLQPVFIDSELIIRESC
- a CDS encoding ROK family protein, with the protein product MNYYTVVDVGGSAIKYALMDETGCFIDKASLPTPKNSLSELIDTIDLVVQQYRTTHLIQGLALSMPGAVNTEAGNIEGISALPYLHGPNIKNILQARTGLPVEMENDANCAGLAEGWTGAAKDVNDYLCIVLGTGVGGAVVLDKKIRHGKNGFAGEFGYMVMEGYLDGQARETWSSLAAVGGLVKQVAKRKGVNPAVLSGKVIFELAEKGDAEIQDEINKFFMRLAVGIYNLQFIFDPEKILIGGAISHREGFIEQINELLGRMKYDQEGITVKVERCQFGNDSNLIGALYHYLQRQKNLIAG